The genomic region TATAAATGGACATAACTGGTTCATTGATTATCATAGCTTTAGAATTCTGAAAATTGATTTTATCCATAAAAAATATATTATTGATCATCTCATTTTATCTTCAGAAAAACAAAAAATTATAATTCATGCAAATTATGATATGAAAAAAAAACAAAATATACTTCAATTTTATTTAAAAAATGTAGAATTGAAAAAAATCATATCATATAAAAATATAGACGGTTTAGCAAATGGTTTTTTTTTATATAAAAATATTCATAATCGAATTGAACCTAATATTAATATTACAATTCAAAATTTTTCAATAAAAAAAATTTTTTTAGGAAATTTTTATATTTTTTCTTTTCAAAAAAACAAAAATAATTATAAAATAATTGGATGTCTAAGACAAAATGATTATGATATATTGAAAATATTTGGAAATATTAAAAATCAACCTAAAAATAAATCCAAACTTAATTTAAATATAACAATTCAAAACTTTAGAATAGATAATTTTTCTTCTTTTTGGAAAAAAGTAAAAGCTGAGGTTCGGGGAAGTATCAAAGGAAAAATACAGGTTTTTGGTTCTTTATATAACCTTCATTATTTTGGAAAATTAAAAATTCAAAAATTTGGAATCAAAATTCATTCTACAAATACAAATTATAATATAAAAAGAGCAGCTTATATCACTATTTATTCTAAATATTGCATATTACATACTTTTGATTTAGTAGATACTAAATCTAATACAAAAGGATATATGAATGGTTTTATTTTACATAAAAATCTTATTCAATGGGATTTAATAAAACTATCTATTAATACAAAAAACTTGCTTATTTTAGACTCGGATGAAAATAAAAATAATTTTTTATGTGGAAAAATATTTTATAATGGAAAAATTCAAATCATAAAAAAAGAAAATAAGATTTGCATTTTTATGAAAAAAGGAAAAATTCTGAATTCTTCTCATTTATCCGTTAATCCTAAAATGATAGAATATCATAAAAACAGCATATATGAAAAAAAAGAAAACGATTCTAAAAAAAAAGAGGAATATAATGATTTATTAATTGATATAAATACAATAATCAATAAAAATACAAAAATATCAATATTTTTTGATAAAAATCATTTTGTTGAATTTAGAGGAGATGGTTTTCTTTTTGTACAAAAAAAACATAAAAAAAATCTACAAACTAGTGGGGTTTATTTTGTCAAAGATGGGTATTATTATTTTCATAAAAATCAAAAAATTCCAATAAAATTAGAAAAAAAATTTAAAATAAAACCCGGAGGATCTATCACTTGGAAACATAATTTTTATCAATCAAACATTAATTTGATAGCTTATGAGACAAAATATGTGTATAACGTTATTGAATATACAGATTTTATAAAAGAACCACATCATAAAAATATGATTTTTACAGAGTTAAGAATTAATATTTCTGGTGAAATACAAAAGCCTAATATTAACATGGAAATTTTATTTCCTGGAAGTCATGAATACATTCAAAAAAAATTATCAGAAAAATTAAATTCTTTTGATGAAAAAACAATGCAATTTATATCTGTTTTAATATTGGGAAAGTTTTTTATAAAAAATGATATGATAAAAAATGTTCTATATTTTTATATGTATGAAATTTTTTTAAAAAAACTAAAAAATATATTATCATATAATCATCAAAATTATCATTCTATTTTTTTGAATGATCAAAATCATTGTTGATATAAAAAATGATTTTATTAATCCAATATTCATATAAAAATCATTCATCATATTATAAATGAGTCAAAATAAATTATTCAATTTATATATCAAGTCATAAAATATATTGAAAAAACAATAATCTATTTCTTCAAAAGAAAGTTTTGTATCTTGGTATTTTATTCAAGAAAAATAAAAAAATATAAAACAATGATTCTAAGATATAATACAGATGAAATTGACAATACTATTGTCAAAAAACTAAACATAAATGCTAGAACTCCCTATACTGAAATTAGTAAACAAATTAGTCAAGAAATTAAACCGTTATCTGTTGGAACAGTTCATGTGAGAGTTAAAAAATTAGAAGATGCAGGAATTATTAAAGGAAGTACCCTAATTATAGGGTATGAATCATTAGGTTTTCATTTAATAGCTTTTGTAGGAATTTTATCAGATTCTCGTGAATCCAAATTAGTCAAAGAAGAATTAAAAAAAATTCCAAATATTGTACAATTATATATTACTTCAGGAAAATATAATTTATTTTGTAGAATTATTGCCAGAGATCCTTCAGATGCGAGAGATGTTATTTCTAAAATAGGAGAAATAAAAGGAGTACTTAGAACAGAATCTACTATTTGTTTAGAAGAAAGCATAAATGATGAAAACAGATTATTATCTAATATTTTACAAAAACATCAAACATCTTATAAAAAAAAAACATGATTATAATATAACCCATTGTTATTATCATAATTTTTTTTCATTTCAATATGAAACTTCTTCTTTAAAAAAAGAAAACAATTCATCCTTCCGAAAAAATTGTATAAGTTTCAATTTTTAGGTAATGGCTAACTTATTAAAATTTTATAAAAAAAATATTGCATATAGAATTTTCATTCTAATTATTGTAATCTTGCTATTGACATTTTTTTTCCCAAAAAAAGAGATTTTAAAATATGAATTTTTAGAAGGAAAAACTTGGTCTTATGGAGATTTATTTTCTCCATTTAATTTTTTAATTCCAAAAAATAGTCAAGATATTGATTTAGAAATCAAAGAATTAAAAAAGAACCAAGAAATATTTTGTATTAAAAATGAAAAAATAGTAAAAAACATAAAAAGAAAATTAAAAAAAATTACATTTTTTCGAAAAAACAAAAAACACTACAAAATTATTCATCATATCATCAATGCGATATACAAATATGGGTACATCAAAGATTATAATAATTGTATAAAACAAAACAAAACTCACATAATTTTTTTCAAAAAAAATAAAAAATGGATTCCAATTTTATACAAAAAAATTTTTACTTATAATAAAGTGAATAAGATGATTGATAATAATTTTAAGAAAAAAAGTAATCATGTAAGAACATTAAAAAAAATTCTAAAAAAAATTATTATTCCCAATTTATTTTATAGTCAATATTATACCGATTTTTTTTTTCAAAAAAAAATACAGTCCATCAAAAACATTAAATACTATTTTACAAAAGGAGATAATATTATTAGAAATAATGAGATGATAGATAAAAATAAATTTGAAATTTTATCTTTTTTTAAAAAAGAATATGAAAATAAAATATGGAATCAAAAAAAATATTATTGTCTTATTATAGGATATTTTTTAATAATAAGTATAATATTTACTTTATTTATGTTATATATTTTTTATTTTGAACATAAAGTATTCAAAAATGATAGAAAAGTAAATTTTTTAGTTATAAATATACTATTAATATCATTAATTACCATTACAATTTTAAAATATCATTCTAAAATATTATATATAATTCCTTTCTGTATACTTCCTATAAGTACACGTGCTTTTTTCAATTTTAATTTAAGTATTTTTATTCACTTAATCACCATTTTATTGTTATCCTTAATTACACCCAATAGTTTTGAATTCATTTTTATTCAAATCATTACAGGAGTTTTAGTTATGTTGACAAAAAAAAACATTTATAAAATGGAAAATCTTTTTATTGCTGCAGCAAAAATAACCATGACCTATATTATTACTTTTAGTTTGCTTACATTAATCCGTGAAGGATCTTTAGAAAAGATTTCTTTGTATACATTTTCTTTATTCTTTTTTAGTGGAGTCTTAACTTTATTTGTTCATCCATTAATTTTTCTTTTTGAAAAATTATTAAATTTAACCTCAGATATTTCATTATTAGAATTATCTGATAATAATACTCCTATATTAAGGTTATTATCTCAAAAAGCTCCAGGTACTTTACAACATGTTTTAACAGTTGCAAACATAGCAGAAGAAGCGGCTGTCGAAATTGGTGCTCATTCTCTATTAGTAAGAATAGGAGCAATTTATCATGATATAGGAAAAATTAAGAATTCTATATTTTTTACAGAAAATCAACATAATAAAATTAACCCTCATGAAAGATTAAGTCCAAAAGAAAGTGCTAAAATTATTTTAGAACATGTATCTATAGGAATAGAACTAGCAAAAAAATATCATTTACCTGATTCTATTACTGATTTTATACGTACTCATCATGGAAATAGTGTTGTTTATTATTTTTATGAAAAACAAAAAAAAATAAATCCAAATATAGAAGTAGATAAAAAACAATTTCAATATTCTGGTCCTAAACCATTTTCTAAAGAAACTGCTATTGTCATGATAGCAGATTCCGTAGAAGCAGCTTCAAAAAGTATCAAAAATCCATCTACTGAAGATTTAGAAAATTTAGTTGAAAATATAATTCAAAAACAAAAAATTGAAAATCAATTTTCCAATGCAGACATTACTTTGAAAGAAATAGAAAAAGTGAAACAAGTTTTAAAAAGGAAATTAATAAATATTTATCATACTAGAATCGAATATACTAATCCTTAATGATAAATTATTTGATTATTTAATAGATCTATTTTAGATTTGTATCTTATTTTTGGAGAGTTGCCGGAGTGGTTAACGGAACAGTTTGCTAAACTGTCGGTATGTAAATACCGCGTGGGTTCGAATCCCACATTCTCCGCAAAGAAACGGGGTATGGCGTAGTTTGGTTATCGCGCCTGGTTTGGGACCAGGAGATCGTAGGTTCAAATCCTGCTACCCCGATTATTTTTGAGATCACGTGGCTCAAATGGATAGAGCAACTGCCTTCTAAGCAGTAGGTTACAGGTTCGAGTCCTGTCGTGATCATTTTTTACCTTCTAATACTTCATCAATCATTCCATATTCTTTAGCTTCTATCGAAGTCATCCAGTAATCTCTATCGGAGTCTTTTTCTATTTTTTCAATAGGTAATCCTGAATGTTTTGATATAATTTCGTAAAGTTCTTTTTTTAATTTTAAAATTTCACGAACTGTTATTTCAATATCAGAAGCTTGTCCTTGTGTTCCTCCTATAGGTTGATGAATCATAATTCTAGAATGTTTTAATGCTGATCTTTTATTTTTTACTCCTGAACAAAGTAATACAGCAGCCATAGATGCCGCCATACCAGTACAAATAGTCGCAACATCCGGTTCTATAATTTGCATTGTATCATATATTCCTAACCCCGCATAAACATCTCCTCCTGGAGAATTAATATATATTTGAATATCCTTTATAGGATCTACAGATTGTAAAAATAATAACTGAGCTTGTACTATATTGGCTACTTGATCTTCTATTGTCGTTCCTAAGAAAATAACTCTATCCATCATTAAACGAGAAAAAACATCCATTTGAGCTACATTTAATTTTCTTTCTTCAACAATATAAGGTGTCATAAATTTAATATATTCATGAATTGTTAAACTACTAATTTTTTTATGTTTTGTAGCATACAGCATAAATTCTTCTGAGTTTTTATGATAATTCATTTTTATGTCTTTTTTATATATCAACTTCTATCAAAGTTACTTTCTTATATATAAAATTTTGCAATAAAGTTTATTCTATCCATAAAAAAAATACAGAAATTAGGAACTTTTAATTTAAAAGTATTGATTTTGTACAAAAAATTAGCAATACAAACAATTATATATTCTATAGGATTTATATTTCCCAGAATTGTTAATTATATTTTTTTAAAATTTTTCACTCTTTTTTTTAAAAGAGAAGAATTTTCTCTTTATACGGATATGTACGCTCTCTCTTTTATGGTTATAGGATTTCTTTCTTTTGGACTAGAAAATACCTATTTTAGATTTTTATATAAAAAAAATTATAAAAAAGAAATTGTTTTTTCAACGGTTGTTATAATACAATTATTCATAAGTTCTTTTTTTTTAATAATATCTATAAATTTAATAAAGTATTTATCTTATATAATTGGATATCAAAAACATACAGAATATTTATTCATGTTTTTTTTTATTATATTTTTTGATACAATTTGTATTCTTCCTATGGCTTGGCTTCGTGCAAATGATAAACCTTTACAATATTCTGCAATAAATATTGTCAATATATTAATACAATCT from Blattabacterium cuenoti harbors:
- a CDS encoding Lrp/AsnC family transcriptional regulator, whose translation is MILRYNTDEIDNTIVKKLNINARTPYTEISKQISQEIKPLSVGTVHVRVKKLEDAGIIKGSTLIIGYESLGFHLIAFVGILSDSRESKLVKEELKKIPNIVQLYITSGKYNLFCRIIARDPSDARDVISKIGEIKGVLRTESTICLEESINDENRLLSNILQKHQTSYKKKT
- a CDS encoding HD family phosphohydrolase; protein product: MANLLKFYKKNIAYRIFILIIVILLLTFFFPKKEILKYEFLEGKTWSYGDLFSPFNFLIPKNSQDIDLEIKELKKNQEIFCIKNEKIVKNIKRKLKKITFFRKNKKHYKIIHHIINAIYKYGYIKDYNNCIKQNKTHIIFFKKNKKWIPILYKKIFTYNKVNKMIDNNFKKKSNHVRTLKKILKKIIIPNLFYSQYYTDFFFQKKIQSIKNIKYYFTKGDNIIRNNEMIDKNKFEILSFFKKEYENKIWNQKKYYCLIIGYFLIISIIFTLFMLYIFYFEHKVFKNDRKVNFLVINILLISLITITILKYHSKILYIIPFCILPISTRAFFNFNLSIFIHLITILLLSLITPNSFEFIFIQIITGVLVMLTKKNIYKMENLFIAAAKITMTYIITFSLLTLIREGSLEKISLYTFSLFFFSGVLTLFVHPLIFLFEKLLNLTSDISLLELSDNNTPILRLLSQKAPGTLQHVLTVANIAEEAAVEIGAHSLLVRIGAIYHDIGKIKNSIFFTENQHNKINPHERLSPKESAKIILEHVSIGIELAKKYHLPDSITDFIRTHHGNSVVYYFYEKQKKINPNIEVDKKQFQYSGPKPFSKETAIVMIADSVEAASKSIKNPSTEDLENLVENIIQKQKIENQFSNADITLKEIEKVKQVLKRKLINIYHTRIEYTNP
- the clpP gene encoding ATP-dependent Clp endopeptidase proteolytic subunit ClpP, with protein sequence MNYHKNSEEFMLYATKHKKISSLTIHEYIKFMTPYIVEERKLNVAQMDVFSRLMMDRVIFLGTTIEDQVANIVQAQLLFLQSVDPIKDIQIYINSPGGDVYAGLGIYDTMQIIEPDVATICTGMAASMAAVLLCSGVKNKRSALKHSRIMIHQPIGGTQGQASDIEITVREILKLKKELYEIISKHSGLPIEKIEKDSDRDYWMTSIEAKEYGMIDEVLEGKK